One [Clostridium] saccharolyticum WM1 DNA segment encodes these proteins:
- a CDS encoding methyl-accepting chemotaxis protein has translation MLKKRKVGNRLLVAFLIVVLFAGLAGTIGILLIRTVNEEYHAELQDYGFAQGDIGSLGQAFQAHRATVLYIIFSEDDAETAKQKENLTKQIDVINEKMQLVQARMKTASEKELYSQLTEKMKSYEDIRSHTIELASKSPQESMEFFRSYAAPLAAEIANTINTMLSDKSTAGDIKSAHLSRQTSVFIAIMGAIIFISIVTSVMIAIAITRGITRPIDELKKVADRMAQGDLKCRLEYRSKDELGHLADSMRTMMERLSYYMDYISSTTSQMAQGNFHIPHDPEEFKGEFRSVQISIQNLTDSLNDVMAKITQSSDQVASGAEQVASSAQALSHGATEQASSIEELAATINDISNNINQNAENAKETNQQVSNTAAELEFGKTQMQELTNAMADISSASSEIGKVIKTIEDIAFQTNILALNAAVEAARAGEAGKGFAVVADEVRNLANKSQEASKNTAALIQRALASIESGNHIAKETATSMDRIVQSSKIAADLAYQISTASKDQAFAVAQVTQGIDQISSVIQTNSATSEESAAASQEMAGQAQMLKLLMKKFQLKI, from the coding sequence ATGTTAAAAAAACGAAAGGTAGGGAACCGGCTGCTAGTTGCATTTCTCATTGTAGTATTGTTTGCAGGTCTGGCCGGAACCATTGGAATCCTGCTCATTCGTACCGTTAATGAGGAATATCATGCGGAGCTGCAGGATTATGGATTTGCCCAGGGGGATATCGGAAGCCTGGGACAGGCGTTTCAGGCACACCGGGCCACAGTCTTATACATCATCTTTTCAGAAGACGACGCGGAAACTGCCAAGCAGAAGGAAAACCTTACCAAACAGATCGATGTCATAAACGAAAAGATGCAGCTGGTTCAGGCAAGGATGAAAACAGCTTCAGAAAAGGAGCTTTACAGCCAGCTTACAGAAAAGATGAAATCCTATGAAGACATCCGCAGCCATACGATTGAGCTTGCATCAAAATCCCCCCAGGAGTCCATGGAATTTTTCCGAAGCTATGCAGCTCCCCTGGCAGCAGAAATCGCCAATACCATCAATACCATGCTGTCTGACAAGTCAACCGCCGGAGATATCAAGTCTGCGCATCTCTCCCGTCAGACCTCCGTATTCATTGCAATTATGGGTGCAATCATCTTTATTTCCATTGTTACATCCGTTATGATTGCAATCGCAATTACAAGGGGAATTACCCGTCCCATCGATGAGCTGAAAAAGGTTGCGGACCGTATGGCCCAGGGAGATTTGAAATGCCGGCTGGAATACCGCTCCAAGGATGAACTGGGTCATCTTGCTGACAGCATGAGGACCATGATGGAGCGTTTATCTTACTACATGGATTATATCTCTTCCACCACAAGCCAGATGGCACAGGGGAACTTTCACATTCCCCATGACCCGGAGGAGTTTAAGGGGGAGTTCCGTTCCGTGCAGATCTCCATACAGAATCTGACGGATTCCTTAAATGATGTTATGGCAAAAATAACCCAGTCTTCCGACCAGGTGGCATCAGGAGCCGAGCAGGTGGCAAGCAGCGCCCAGGCCTTAAGCCACGGTGCGACAGAGCAGGCCTCATCCATTGAAGAACTGGCCGCCACCATTAACGATATTTCCAATAACATAAACCAGAATGCGGAAAATGCGAAAGAAACCAACCAGCAGGTAAGCAATACTGCGGCAGAGCTGGAATTCGGAAAAACCCAGATGCAGGAGCTGACCAATGCCATGGCTGACATCAGCAGCGCATCATCAGAAATCGGAAAGGTAATCAAAACCATAGAAGACATCGCCTTCCAGACCAACATTCTTGCTCTTAACGCAGCCGTGGAGGCAGCAAGGGCAGGTGAAGCAGGAAAAGGCTTTGCCGTGGTGGCTGATGAAGTCCGGAATCTTGCCAATAAAAGCCAGGAAGCTTCCAAGAATACGGCCGCATTGATCCAGCGTGCTTTGGCTTCCATCGAATCCGGGAACCACATCGCCAAGGAGACTGCCACATCCATGGACCGCATAGTCCAGTCTTCCAAAATCGCGGCGGACTTAGCATACCAGATCTCCACAGCATCCAAGGACCAGGCCTTTGCAGTAGCCCAGGTGACTCAGGGAATCGACCAGATATCCAGTGTAATCCAGACCAATTCCGCCACATCGGAGGAAAGTGCTGCAGCCAGCCAGGAAATGGCCGGACAGGCCCAGATGCTGAAGCTTTTAATGAAGAAGTTCCAATTAAAGATTTAA
- a CDS encoding N-acetylmannosamine-6-phosphate 2-epimerase, translated as MNRGLIVSCQALPEEPLHSSFIMGRMAVAAKEGGAIGIRANSVEDIEEIKKNVDLPIIGIIKKVYAEGKPFITPTMTEVDALVRTGVDVIAVDATISQDVDFLLKLHDKYPRQKFMADISTEEEGLRADEMGFDFVGLTLLGYTPQSQGLDKFQVLQSLIEKCKHPVIAEGNFNTPEQAAQAIRLGAYAVVVGTAITRPQCITQRFAQAVSKVSE; from the coding sequence ATGAATAGAGGTTTAATTGTATCCTGTCAGGCGCTTCCGGAGGAACCCCTGCACAGTTCATTTATCATGGGACGTATGGCAGTGGCGGCAAAGGAAGGCGGCGCAATCGGTATTCGTGCCAACAGCGTTGAAGATATCGAAGAGATCAAAAAAAATGTGGATCTCCCGATTATTGGAATTATCAAAAAAGTATACGCAGAGGGCAAGCCCTTTATAACGCCCACAATGACTGAGGTGGACGCCTTAGTCAGGACCGGCGTGGATGTGATTGCAGTGGATGCTACCATAAGTCAGGATGTGGATTTTCTCCTAAAGCTCCATGATAAGTATCCCCGGCAGAAATTTATGGCGGATATTTCAACGGAAGAAGAGGGCTTGCGGGCGGATGAAATGGGATTTGACTTTGTGGGCCTGACCCTGCTGGGATATACGCCTCAGTCCCAGGGACTGGATAAGTTTCAGGTGCTTCAGTCCCTGATAGAAAAGTGTAAACATCCTGTCATTGCAGAAGGAAATTTCAACACACCGGAGCAGGCCGCTCAGGCGATCCGGCTGGGTGCTTACGCAGTGGTGGTTGGAACTGCGATCACACGCCCTCAGTGCATCACCCAAAGATTTGCCCAGGCAGTGTCAAAGGTTTCTGAATAA
- a CDS encoding PTS transporter subunit EIIC, with translation MFKQLQKLGKAFMLPIAILPAAGLLLGIGGALSNPNTVAAYPFLNIFALQALFTVMSKAGEVVFGNLALIMCIGLAVGLAKKDKGTAGLAAAVAFLVMNASIGALLSVFNPDGSAIDTGVVGSIVIGCMVTYFHNRYRNIQLPAFLGFFGGSRFIPIISSFAAIFVGTVFFLIWPPFQKLLISSGQTIAGMGVFGTFLYGFLMRLCGAVGLHHMIYPMFWYTELGGVATVGGQQIAGAQKIFFAQLADPDFTGMYTEGTRFFAGRFDTMIFGLPAACLAMYHSVPVKRRKMVFGLFFSAALTSFLTGITEPIEFMFLFVAPWLYVVHAFLDGLSFAIADLLSVRIGNTFSGGIIDFTLFGVLQGNAKTHWIYVVVVGVFWAALYYVLFRFLITKFNIPTPGREEGEDDEINVETKGTIAETAVRVLAALGGKENIEDCDACITRLRVAVKDISKVDKDAIKREGAAAVLEVKGGIQAIFGAKADLIKSKINEIIGED, from the coding sequence ATGTTTAAACAACTGCAAAAATTGGGTAAGGCATTTATGCTTCCGATCGCCATTCTTCCGGCGGCAGGTCTTCTGCTGGGAATCGGCGGAGCGCTGTCTAATCCAAACACAGTGGCTGCCTATCCGTTTCTGAACATTTTCGCACTTCAGGCCTTATTTACCGTTATGAGCAAGGCAGGAGAGGTAGTATTTGGAAATCTGGCACTTATTATGTGTATCGGTCTTGCAGTAGGCCTTGCGAAAAAAGACAAGGGCACGGCAGGACTGGCTGCAGCGGTTGCATTTTTAGTCATGAATGCGTCCATCGGTGCATTGCTTTCTGTCTTTAATCCTGATGGCAGTGCCATAGACACCGGAGTGGTTGGGTCCATTGTAATTGGCTGTATGGTTACCTATTTCCATAACAGGTACCGCAACATTCAGCTTCCCGCATTTTTAGGGTTTTTCGGAGGTTCCCGTTTCATTCCGATTATATCCTCTTTTGCAGCGATTTTTGTTGGCACGGTATTCTTTCTGATCTGGCCGCCATTTCAGAAATTACTGATCTCCAGCGGGCAGACCATTGCTGGCATGGGAGTATTTGGAACCTTCTTGTATGGATTCTTAATGAGACTTTGCGGGGCGGTTGGACTGCATCATATGATCTATCCTATGTTCTGGTATACTGAACTAGGCGGAGTTGCCACTGTAGGCGGCCAGCAGATTGCAGGCGCCCAGAAGATTTTCTTCGCCCAGCTGGCGGATCCTGATTTTACAGGAATGTATACGGAGGGGACCAGGTTTTTTGCCGGACGTTTTGATACCATGATCTTTGGTTTGCCGGCAGCATGTCTTGCCATGTACCACAGCGTACCGGTCAAACGGCGTAAGATGGTATTTGGTTTATTCTTTTCAGCAGCACTGACATCCTTTTTAACTGGTATTACCGAACCGATTGAGTTTATGTTCCTGTTTGTAGCTCCGTGGCTGTATGTGGTTCATGCATTTTTGGATGGTCTGTCCTTTGCCATCGCTGACCTTCTCAGCGTGCGTATCGGTAATACATTTTCCGGCGGTATTATTGACTTTACCCTGTTTGGAGTTTTGCAGGGCAATGCAAAGACCCACTGGATTTATGTGGTGGTGGTAGGAGTATTCTGGGCGGCCCTTTACTATGTGCTGTTCCGTTTCCTGATTACGAAGTTTAATATCCCGACTCCAGGCCGTGAAGAGGGGGAGGATGATGAGATCAATGTAGAAACAAAGGGCACCATAGCGGAAACTGCGGTTCGTGTGCTTGCAGCCCTTGGAGGCAAGGAGAATATTGAGGATTGCGATGCCTGTATCACCCGTCTGCGTGTGGCAGTAAAGGATATAAGCAAGGTTGACAAAGACGCCATCAAGCGGGAAGGAGCAGCGGCCGTGCTGGAGGTAAAGGGAGGCATTCAGGCGATATTCGGTGCAAAAGCAGATTTAATCAAATCAAAAATAAATGAAATAATCGGTGAGGATTAA
- a CDS encoding MurR/RpiR family transcriptional regulator, translating to MDILTSIQKEYQTFTDKERSIADYILQEGNNIRNMNISVLAATVGVSDGTITRFCKKIGSASFAELKIQLGSAGAGNKIAHSNDLVTEVYDFYKTVIENSNKMMDMNALGNLADQIVQAGNIYVFGVGSSGLTADEFMLRLSRMGFHVQSVTDSHLMLIYSSILGAGDLIIAISISGETAEVANSVRVAKQNGAKAICLTSFTNSTIAQCSDFCFPVVNPLFVDQERFVNSQLSALYVIDLLCLVLLKDESRKKKMNITVETIIKQSHLK from the coding sequence ATGGATATACTGACATCGATTCAAAAAGAATATCAGACATTTACAGATAAAGAACGAAGCATTGCAGATTATATTCTGCAGGAGGGCAATAACATCCGGAATATGAATATCTCTGTGCTGGCGGCTACCGTGGGTGTTTCCGATGGTACCATCACCCGGTTCTGCAAGAAGATAGGAAGCGCATCCTTTGCAGAACTGAAAATCCAGCTTGGGAGCGCAGGAGCTGGAAATAAAATTGCCCACTCCAACGACCTTGTTACGGAGGTTTATGATTTTTACAAAACGGTAATTGAAAACTCTAATAAGATGATGGATATGAATGCCCTGGGGAATCTGGCGGACCAGATCGTTCAGGCAGGAAATATTTATGTGTTTGGAGTCGGGTCGTCAGGACTGACTGCCGATGAATTCATGCTTCGCCTGTCACGAATGGGATTCCATGTGCAAAGTGTGACAGATTCCCATTTGATGCTGATTTACAGCTCCATTTTGGGAGCCGGAGATTTGATCATTGCAATTTCCATATCCGGTGAAACCGCCGAGGTTGCCAATTCGGTCAGGGTAGCGAAGCAGAATGGGGCAAAGGCCATCTGCCTTACCAGCTTTACCAACAGCACCATCGCCCAGTGCTCTGATTTTTGCTTCCCCGTAGTAAATCCTCTTTTTGTTGACCAGGAACGATTTGTAAACAGCCAATTATCGGCGCTTTATGTGATCGATCTTCTTTGCCTGGTGCTTTTAAAGGATGAGTCCCGGAAGAAAAAGATGAATATTACGGTGGAAACGATCATTAAGCAGTCTCATTTGAAGTAG
- a CDS encoding methyl-accepting chemotaxis protein — MKSIKTKILLSMAMTVFLSLCAVGGTSIYLNYSSMIGTMNQTMTELARTASQRVSKELDIYTNIAYEVGSISRLSSSETSVEDKKNIIDQRARTHGFQRGNILGTDGVSIFDGKDYSDRDYFQKSMKGETVISDPLISKVTGQLTIIISAPLWDKGIPDSKVVGVVYFVPTETFLNDIVANINISKGSSSYILNRNGAVIADVDMEKVTNGINIQDTAKTDPGLAALAALEKGMTEGKSGFGRYNRGSVREFLAYAPIEGTDGWSFGLKAPMSDFMGATMTGIVISSVLLIAALLVAGVISVVLAGKIGNPVTACAERLKRLVQGDLDSPVPEITAQDETGILAGATRELVDGLKMIIGDVDHILNEMADGSLTASSACESAYVGGFGGILQSMTQLRTRLSETLLKISHSSGEVASGAEQVSAGAQALSQGATEQASSVEELLATISLISSHVDQTAKNAEEAKLQAKETSSHLESGKEQMGRMTDAMNEINQTSGEISKIIKAIEDIAFQTNILALNAAVEAARAGEAGKGFAVVADEVRNLASKSAEASRNTAILIESSAHSVQKGTDIAGETADSLDRIAASSEKMASLIYGIATASQEQADSIAQVAQGIDQISSVVQTNSATAEESAATSEELSGQAQILKGLMDQFRF; from the coding sequence ATGAAGAGTATAAAAACGAAAATATTGCTTAGTATGGCTATGACGGTTTTTCTATCCCTGTGTGCGGTTGGAGGCACAAGTATTTATTTAAACTATTCCAGTATGATCGGGACCATGAACCAGACCATGACGGAGCTGGCCCGCACCGCCTCACAGAGAGTTTCCAAAGAACTGGATATTTATACGAATATTGCCTATGAAGTGGGCAGCATCAGCCGCCTTTCCAGCTCAGAAACCAGTGTGGAAGACAAAAAAAACATCATAGACCAGAGAGCCAGGACACACGGTTTCCAGCGCGGTAACATACTGGGAACGGACGGAGTCAGTATATTTGACGGAAAAGACTATTCTGACCGGGATTATTTCCAGAAATCCATGAAGGGAGAGACCGTGATTTCCGATCCTCTGATCAGCAAGGTCACCGGACAGCTTACCATCATAATATCTGCCCCATTGTGGGACAAGGGCATTCCGGATTCAAAAGTAGTGGGCGTCGTATATTTTGTCCCCACGGAGACCTTTTTAAATGATATTGTTGCCAATATAAATATAAGCAAGGGAAGCAGCTCCTACATATTGAACAGAAACGGAGCAGTCATTGCCGATGTGGATATGGAGAAGGTAACCAATGGAATAAATATCCAGGACACTGCAAAGACAGATCCCGGGCTGGCAGCCCTTGCCGCGCTTGAAAAAGGAATGACGGAAGGAAAAAGCGGCTTTGGCCGTTACAACAGGGGCAGTGTAAGAGAATTTCTGGCTTATGCCCCCATTGAAGGAACCGACGGCTGGAGCTTCGGGCTGAAAGCACCAATGTCTGATTTTATGGGAGCTACCATGACCGGAATCGTTATTTCGTCTGTACTGCTTATTGCAGCACTGCTTGTGGCCGGAGTTATATCTGTTGTTCTGGCAGGAAAAATCGGAAATCCCGTGACTGCCTGTGCCGAACGCTTAAAAAGGCTGGTACAAGGAGATCTGGATTCTCCGGTTCCTGAAATTACTGCCCAGGACGAAACCGGTATCCTGGCAGGAGCTACCCGTGAGCTGGTGGATGGGTTAAAAATGATCATCGGTGATGTGGATCATATTCTCAATGAAATGGCAGACGGCAGCTTAACAGCATCATCTGCCTGCGAATCCGCCTATGTGGGTGGATTTGGAGGAATCCTTCAGTCCATGACCCAACTGCGGACAAGACTTAGTGAGACGCTTTTAAAGATCAGTCATTCCTCAGGGGAAGTGGCCTCAGGCGCAGAACAGGTTTCCGCAGGGGCGCAGGCTCTCTCCCAGGGAGCTACGGAGCAGGCCAGCTCCGTGGAAGAACTGCTGGCTACCATAAGCCTGATTTCTTCTCATGTGGATCAAACTGCAAAAAATGCAGAAGAGGCCAAACTCCAGGCAAAAGAAACCTCTTCTCATCTGGAAAGCGGGAAAGAGCAGATGGGGAGAATGACGGATGCCATGAACGAAATTAACCAGACTTCAGGGGAAATCAGTAAAATCATTAAAGCCATCGAAGATATCGCCTTTCAGACCAATATTCTGGCTCTGAATGCGGCGGTGGAAGCCGCCCGCGCCGGGGAGGCCGGAAAAGGATTTGCTGTAGTTGCGGATGAAGTACGCAATTTAGCATCAAAGAGCGCAGAGGCATCAAGGAATACCGCCATCCTCATTGAAAGTTCTGCCCATTCCGTACAGAAGGGAACCGATATCGCTGGAGAAACAGCGGATTCCCTGGACCGGATCGCAGCTTCCTCCGAAAAAATGGCCTCCCTGATCTATGGGATCGCCACAGCCTCCCAGGAACAGGCTGATTCCATTGCTCAGGTGGCTCAGGGTATCGACCAGATATCAAGTGTGGTTCAGACCAATTCCGCAACGGCAGAAGAAAGCGCCGCCACCAGCGAAGAGCTCTCCGGACAGGCCCAGATTTTAAAAGGGCTTATGGACCAGTTCCGGTTTTGA
- a CDS encoding IclR family transcriptional regulator, producing MNRTVERTFMILQLIADRKRGITLQEITNEMGMAKSSVFVIVQSLLELNYITTLRENDKKYCLGIETFSLGMKYVDDMSLIKECTVNLQPIAEKYNKTAFVAVLNGTKIVYVHKYVAQNARLASCAIGTRKDAYATSLGKAILAFLSKEEQSAILDKIDFKPLTDYTITSKEQLLEELRRTKERGYSLDQRELEDITSCCGAPVFDYTGKVVAAVSLSDIYDETLDDEQVAKELKEAALHISKNLGYHPNP from the coding sequence ATGAATCGGACCGTAGAACGTACATTTATGATTTTGCAGTTGATCGCTGACAGGAAAAGGGGGATCACCTTACAGGAGATTACCAATGAAATGGGGATGGCTAAGAGCAGCGTTTTTGTCATTGTGCAGTCATTATTGGAGTTGAACTATATTACAACACTCCGGGAGAATGATAAGAAATATTGTTTAGGGATAGAGACTTTTTCCTTAGGTATGAAATATGTAGATGATATGAGTCTGATAAAAGAATGTACCGTAAACCTGCAGCCCATAGCTGAAAAATATAACAAGACAGCCTTTGTTGCAGTTTTAAATGGAACCAAAATCGTATATGTCCATAAATACGTGGCTCAGAATGCAAGATTGGCTTCCTGTGCCATTGGAACCAGAAAGGATGCCTATGCAACTTCCCTGGGAAAAGCAATTCTTGCATTTTTATCGAAGGAAGAACAGAGCGCAATTTTAGATAAGATTGATTTTAAGCCATTAACAGACTATACCATTACCTCCAAAGAACAGCTGCTGGAAGAATTGAGAAGAACGAAGGAGCGGGGGTATTCTTTGGATCAAAGGGAATTGGAGGACATCACCAGCTGCTGCGGAGCTCCTGTTTTTGACTATACGGGAAAAGTGGTAGCGGCTGTTTCTTTGTCCGATATTTATGATGAAACGCTTGATGATGAGCAGGTTGCGAAAGAACTCAAAGAAGCAGCGCTGCACATTTCAAAAAATTTAGGATATCATCCCAATCCATAA
- a CDS encoding carbohydrate ABC transporter permease, with protein MERLNRSEKIFKVFSYTMIIIFALLALYPVLYAFSVSISGKVAYESGQIVLLPKEVTFQAYDMVLHNKGFWIAYTNTLFYTVLGTAWSMAISITGAYALQKTKLMFRRQWNFLLVFTMWFSAGMIPLYLNYKTMHVDNRWGMIIAFGVQAYNIILLRNYFSSIPKEIEEAAIMDGANEFQMLGKVYIPMSTASIATVTLFYAISRWNGYYWSRMLLANPYEQPLQVYLRQLIENYQKLYDESPVNLAYSADSLAYAIIICSIIPVLVIYPYIQKYFAKGVNMGGVKG; from the coding sequence ATGGAGCGCTTAAACAGAAGTGAAAAGATATTTAAGGTGTTTTCCTATACGATGATTATCATCTTTGCATTGCTTGCCCTGTATCCGGTTTTGTACGCTTTCAGCGTTTCAATCAGCGGAAAGGTAGCGTATGAAAGCGGCCAGATTGTACTCCTTCCAAAGGAAGTGACATTTCAGGCCTATGATATGGTGCTGCACAACAAAGGATTTTGGATTGCGTATACCAATACCTTGTTCTATACCGTGCTTGGTACTGCCTGGAGTATGGCAATTTCCATTACCGGTGCTTATGCATTGCAGAAAACAAAGCTGATGTTCAGACGGCAATGGAACTTTCTGCTGGTATTTACCATGTGGTTCAGTGCCGGGATGATTCCTCTGTATTTAAATTATAAGACCATGCACGTGGATAACCGGTGGGGAATGATTATAGCCTTCGGTGTCCAAGCATATAACATTATTCTTCTCAGAAATTATTTCAGCAGCATTCCAAAAGAAATTGAAGAAGCTGCAATCATGGATGGAGCCAATGAGTTTCAGATGCTTGGAAAAGTTTACATACCAATGTCCACTGCCAGCATTGCGACAGTAACCTTGTTTTATGCCATTTCAAGATGGAATGGTTATTACTGGTCAAGGATGCTGCTGGCAAACCCCTACGAGCAGCCGCTTCAGGTATATCTGCGGCAGTTGATTGAAAATTATCAGAAACTATATGATGAGTCTCCGGTTAATCTTGCATATTCCGCAGACAGTCTGGCTTATGCCATTATTATATGTTCGATCATCCCGGTGTTAGTTATTTACCCGTATATTCAGAAGTACTTTGCAAAAGGTGTGAATATGGGGGGAGTAAAAGGATAA
- a CDS encoding ABC transporter permease, whose amino-acid sequence METEEIKMREPQTKKIWKALRKDWRLYVLLLPLVIWFAMWAYKPMGGLLIAFKRFDPQFGVWGSEFKGIDNFINLVSGVNKVEFWQAFRNTFIISAYSLIFGFPVPIILALLFAEIGNDTVRKLTQTATYLPHFLSEVTITGIALMLVYSGVRSTGIIASLLQQIGLIEPGVSIMQKSNYFRPLYIMVGIWKESGYNSIVYFAAIMGISPTLYEALKVDGGNKFQEIRFITFPGMAPTLIIMIIMRIGSMLTIGYERVLLLYNANIYVTADVLSTFEQRIGILSGNYGIGAAVSLFNSLIAFALVIGANTISRNISETSLW is encoded by the coding sequence ATGGAAACGGAAGAGATTAAAATGCGGGAGCCCCAGACAAAAAAGATATGGAAAGCTTTGAGGAAGGACTGGCGTTTATACGTACTTCTGCTTCCCCTGGTGATCTGGTTTGCGATGTGGGCTTATAAGCCAATGGGAGGGCTTCTCATTGCGTTTAAACGGTTTGATCCTCAATTTGGGGTCTGGGGAAGTGAATTTAAAGGAATTGACAATTTTATCAACCTTGTTTCCGGAGTCAATAAGGTTGAGTTTTGGCAGGCATTCAGAAATACGTTTATAATCAGTGCTTACAGCCTGATCTTTGGATTCCCTGTACCGATTATACTGGCCTTATTATTTGCTGAAATAGGAAATGATACGGTGAGAAAGCTGACGCAGACAGCAACCTATCTGCCTCATTTCCTTTCTGAGGTTACAATTACTGGAATTGCCCTTATGCTGGTTTACAGCGGTGTCCGCTCAACCGGAATTATCGCCTCTCTGCTCCAGCAAATAGGGCTTATTGAGCCGGGAGTATCCATCATGCAGAAATCCAATTATTTCAGGCCCCTTTATATTATGGTAGGGATCTGGAAAGAAAGCGGATATAATTCCATTGTTTATTTTGCAGCAATTATGGGGATTTCCCCTACACTGTATGAGGCTTTAAAAGTGGATGGGGGCAACAAATTCCAGGAAATCCGCTTTATCACATTTCCGGGTATGGCTCCGACTCTGATCATTATGATCATCATGAGGATAGGAAGTATGCTGACCATTGGCTATGAAAGAGTTTTGCTTTTATACAATGCCAATATTTATGTGACAGCAGATGTGCTCTCCACTTTTGAACAAAGAATCGGTATTCTGTCAGGCAATTACGGAATCGGAGCTGCAGTCAGCCTGTTTAATTCCCTGATTGCGTTTGCACTGGTGATCGGTGCCAATACGATCAGCAGAAATATATCAGAAACATCCCTGTGGTAG